In Gadus macrocephalus chromosome 4, ASM3116895v1, the following proteins share a genomic window:
- the noc4l gene encoding nucleolar complex protein 4 homolog produces MAPAKKRNVCSKTTSANAAKKAKIDPSLQVQQIIDSRKNANDVFDVLECLQSEKEKEVISAINACCHLFVALLERKDLFIGKLIDEEAMLTGEHNAQDKYSMFMRHRYNDCVETLLQHLVHKSYGVKECALVALMKLAAAEGQYPLEDLDWSEHVSFPRTLILGVVGRLLSKAEDNTMLISRFTEYLEMVDVRYYVMSSVRVNVGSVMVKSKGEVIPVYQNNVFTLMSSIIMPSQESELTNFMVKQKDKHSEWKAAKLNEHKRSFERMWLGFLKNKLPSNMYKKILVILHDSILPNMSNPTLMIDFLTAAYDVGGAISLLALNGLFILIHHHNLDYPDFYKKLYNLLEPSVFHVKYRARFFHLANLFLSSTHLPVYLVAAFAKRLARLALTAPPESLLMVLPFIYNLIRRHPSCRVLIHRPTTADESCEDPYLMDEEDPILSHALESSLWEIKTLQSHYHPDVTRVALKINKPLSVPEEDIDELLEITNFELMERDLKATKNVPLEFEPAKKLLQGGGGILGQHFCLE; encoded by the exons ATGGCGCCGGCCAAGAAGCGCAACGTGTGTTCCAAAACCACATCAGCCAATGCTGCAAAAAAGGCTAAAATCGACCCGAGTTTACAAGTTCAACAAATTATTGACAGCCGAAAAAACGCTAACGATGTTTTTGACGTTCTCGAGTGTCTCCAG TCAGAGAAAGAAAAGGAAGTCATATCTGCCATCAATGCATGTTGCCATTTATTTGTTGCTCTTCTGGAGAGAAAAGACCTGTTCATTGGGAAACTTATTGATGAAGAAGCGATGTTGACTG GGGAACACAATGCTCAAGATAAGTATTCCATGTTCATGCGGCATCGTTACAACGACTGTGTGGAGACGTTGCTTCAGCACCTCGTCCACAAGTCTTACGGAGTTAAG GAGTGTGCCCTCGTTGCCCTGATGAAGCTGGCCGCTGCGGAAGGACAGTACCCTCTGGAGGATTTGGATTGGAGTGAACACGTCAGCTTTCCAAGAACACTTATTCTG GGGGTGGTTGGAAGGCTGCTCTCCAAGGCAGAGGACAACACTATGCTGATCTCTAGGTTCACGGAGTACTTGGAGATGGTGGACGTCCGCTACTACGTCATGAGCTCCGTCCGGGTGAACGTGGGCTCGGTCATGGTTAAGAGCAAAGGG GAAGTGATTCCCGTGTACCAGAACAACGTGTTTACGTTGATGTCTAGCATCATCATGCCGAGCCAAGAGTCTGAGCTCACAAACTTCATGGTCAAACAGAAAG ATAAGCATTCTGAGTGGAAAGCAGCTAAATTAAAC GAACACAAACGCTCCTTTGAGAGGATGTGGCTCGGATTTCTAAAGAATAAG TTGCCAAGCAACATGTACAAAAAGATCCTGGTGATTCTCCACGACTCCATTCTCCCTAACATGAGCAACCCAACGTTAATGATTGACTTCTTGACGGCTGCCTATGATGTCG GAGGAGCAATCAGTCTACTAGCCCTCAATGGCCTGTTTATCCTCATCCATCACCATAATCT AGATTACCCGGATTTCTACAAGAAGTTGTACAACTTGCTAGAGCCCTCAGTGTTCCATGTAAAGTACAGGGCTCGCTTTTTCCACCTCGCAAACCTCTTCCTCTCGTCCAC CCACTTACCGGTGTACCTAGTGGCGGCGTTTGCAAAGCGCCTGGCGCGCCTGGCTCTCACAGCGCCACCAGAGTCCCTCCTCATGGTGCTGCCCTTCATCTACAACCTCATCCGCCGCCACCCCTCCTGCAGAGTCCTCATCCACCGGCCCACCACCGCAGACG AATCTTGTGAGGACCCGTATTTGATGGACGAAGAGGACCCTATCCTGAGCCATGCCTTGGAGAGCAGCCTTTGGGAGATAAAG ACCCTCCAGAGTCATTACCACCCCGATGTGACCAGAGTGGCCTTGAAAATTAACAAGCCTTTGTCGGTGCCAGAGGAGGACATAGATGAGCTGTTGGAGATCACAAATTTTGAG CTAATGGAAAGAGACCTGAAAGCGACTAAGAATGTTCCGCTGGAGTTTGAACCGGCAAAGAAGCTtctccagggaggagggggcattCTTGGTCAGCACTTCTGCCTGGAGTAG
- the pus1 gene encoding tRNA pseudouridine synthase A, translating into MLKIPHLLRALTNAQLLHFNYKGFQHRSRCTMSQGELLTTMSTKRVNEEAISVEDEQITKKVKLEENVDNEKKYPKKKVVLLVAYSGKGYYGMQRNTGTSQFRTIEDELVSALIKSGCIPENHGDEMKKMSFQRCARTDKGVSAAGQVVSLKLRLIEDIMENINKHLPAQIRILGFKRVTQGFNSKNNCDARTYSYMLPTVAFAPKDYDTQKSAAFRLDPETLTRANSLFSLYKGTHNFHNFTSQKSPQDPSARRYITEMSCEEPFLSGDSEFAVITVRGQSFMLHQIRKMIGLVIAVIKGYAKEEVLERSWGNDKVDIPRAPGLGLVLERVHFDRYNQRFGGDGLHQRLDWAAEEESIKGFKKAHIYPSIVNTESEERSMISWMASLPIHDYEASAADRREKDQKQENDVGNESD; encoded by the exons ATGCTGAAAATACCACATCTTCTTCGTGCCTTAACTAACGCGCAACTCTTGCATTTCAATTACAAAG GATTCCAACATAGATCACGTTGCACGATGAGCCAAGGGGAGCTGCTAACCACGATGTCAACTAAAAGAGTCAACGAGGAGGCAATCTCTGTTGAAGATGAGCAGATAACAAAAAAGGTCAAGTTAGAAGAAAACGTTGACAATGAAAAGAAGTATCCTAAAAAGAAGGTGGTTCTACTCGTGGCGTATTCTGGAAAAGGATATTATGGGATGCAG CGAAATACTGGAACCTCGCAGTTCAGAACGATTGAAGATGAGTTAGTCTCCGCTCTTATTAAATCGGGCTGCATTCCTGAAAACCATGGCGATGAAATGAAGAAAATGTCTTTCCAAAGATGTGCAAGAACAGATAAG GGTGTGTCTGCAGCAGGCCAGGTGGTGTCACTTAAGCTGCGGTTGATTGAAGACATAATGGAAAATATCAACAAGCATCTTCCTGCGCAAATCAGAATTCTAG GTTTCAAACGAGTGACCCAAGGCTTCAACTCCAAAAACAACTGTGATGCGCGTACATATTCCTACATGCTTCCCACTGTGGCCTTTGCCCCAAAGGACTACGACACCCAGAAGTCGGCCGCTTTCCGCTTGGACCCAGAGACCCTCACCAGAGCCAACTCGCTCTTTTCCCTTTACAAAGGCACGCACAACTTCCACAACTTCACCTCGCAGAAAAGCCCCCAGGACCCCAGCGCCCGCCGCTACATCACGGAGATGTCCTGCGAGGAGCCCTTCCTCAGCGGCGACTCGGAGTTCGCCGTTATCACGGTGCGCGGCCAGAGCTTCATGCTGCACCAGATCCGCAAGATGATCGGCCTGGTGATCGCAGTGATCAAGGGCTATGccaaggaggaggtgctggagcgCAGCTGGGGCAACGACAAGGTGGACATCCCCCGGGCCCCTGGACTGGGCCTGGTGCTGGAGAGGGTGCACTTTGACCGCTACAACCAGCGCTTCGGCGGGGACGGCCTCCACCAGCGCCTGGATTGGGCCGCGGAGGAGGAGTCGATTAAGGGCTTCAAGAAGGCCCACATCTACCCCAGCATCGTGAACACGGAGTCGGAAGAGCGCTCGATGATCAGCTGGATGGCCTCCCTTCCCATCCATGACTACGAGGCGTCGGCGGCGGATCGCCGGGAGAAGGACCAGAAACAG GAAAATGATGTGGGGAATGAATCCGATTAG